A region from the Candidatus Binatia bacterium genome encodes:
- a CDS encoding amidohydrolase family protein, with product MPESGTPEWLAQVAEEVLDPQVEIVDPHHHLWPAGSMFNYSGDELASDTTSSHNVVATMFMECQSAYREDGPEHLRSVGETEFVVAEEARMQAQNPAAPPIAGIVAHADLASPALDEILDAHIAAAAGKFRGIRDALCSCDDPALMIPPPAPPEKFKGEAFRKGVRRLAERGFTYDSWHYHYQNAEFAELARACPDTVMVLDHFGTPLGVGRYAGMRDAIFEEWKIGIADAASCENTVLKAGGLAMPDNGFPWFRGERPPTSDEFIELQERYYHYAIEQFGPERCMFESNFPVDRLSVGYGVLWNALKKIASRYSASEQSAMFAGTARRIYSLET from the coding sequence ATGCCTGAGAGTGGAACCCCTGAATGGCTCGCCCAAGTCGCCGAGGAAGTCCTCGATCCGCAGGTCGAGATTGTGGACCCGCACCATCACCTTTGGCCCGCCGGCTCGATGTTCAACTACTCGGGTGACGAACTAGCGTCAGATACAACCAGCAGCCACAACGTGGTCGCAACGATGTTCATGGAGTGCCAGTCGGCTTACCGAGAGGATGGCCCCGAACACTTGCGGTCGGTGGGCGAGACCGAGTTTGTGGTTGCCGAGGAAGCCCGGATGCAAGCCCAAAATCCCGCTGCGCCGCCGATCGCCGGGATCGTTGCGCACGCCGACCTGGCAAGCCCCGCGCTCGACGAAATCCTCGACGCCCATATCGCGGCAGCGGCCGGCAAGTTCCGCGGTATTCGCGATGCCCTATGCAGCTGTGACGATCCCGCCCTCATGATCCCACCGCCGGCACCGCCGGAGAAGTTCAAGGGTGAGGCTTTTCGCAAAGGCGTGCGACGGTTGGCCGAGCGCGGCTTCACCTACGACTCGTGGCATTATCACTATCAGAACGCCGAATTTGCCGAGCTGGCACGGGCCTGCCCGGATACGGTGATGGTTCTCGACCATTTCGGAACACCGCTCGGTGTCGGCCGCTACGCGGGAATGCGGGATGCGATTTTCGAGGAATGGAAGATCGGCATCGCCGACGCGGCCTCCTGCGAGAACACCGTGCTCAAAGCGGGCGGCCTGGCCATGCCGGATAACGGGTTCCCGTGGTTTCGTGGCGAGCGCCCTCCAACCTCGGATGAGTTCATCGAACTGCAGGAACGCTACTACCATTACGCAATCGAACAATTCGGGCCCGAGCGCTGCATGTTCGAAAGCAACTTCCCGGTCGATCGCCTCTCCGTAGGCTATGGCGTCCTCTGGAATGCCCTGAAGAAAATCGCCTCGCGCTACAGCGCCAGCGAGCAATCTGCGATGTTCGCGGGAACCGCTCGACGCATCTACAGCCTCGAGACGTGA
- the moeB gene encoding molybdopterin-synthase adenylyltransferase MoeB: MKRSLQDVLKDARAIVPEVSTDEVSARIAEGLGKAVLLDVREKEEFREGHLPEAVSVPRGFLEIQIETAIPDRDTPIVAYCQGGTRSLIAGRALKEMGYTDVVSMAGGYGVWKGAGHPWTQDHQFTPDQLQRYSRHFLLPEVGEEGQAKLLDAKVLLIGAGGLGSPTAYYLAAAGVGTIGIVDDDTVDRSNLQRQILHTEERVGMPKVESAQLTLQGLNPDVKVVPYQERISSENVMSLFADYDIIVDGCDNFPTRYLVNDACVFLNKTNVHGSIFQFEGQTTVFKPHEGPCYRCLFPEPPPPGAAPSCAEAGVLGVLPGLIGCIQAVETVKLILGAGRGLMGRLLHLDTLAMEINTMKLRRDPECPVCGESPTITELIDYEEFCGLH, from the coding sequence ATGAAACGCAGCCTGCAAGATGTACTCAAGGATGCCCGCGCCATCGTGCCCGAGGTATCGACAGACGAGGTATCCGCCAGAATAGCCGAGGGACTCGGTAAGGCGGTCCTTCTCGACGTTCGTGAAAAAGAAGAGTTTCGGGAAGGCCACCTCCCCGAGGCAGTCTCGGTTCCCCGGGGTTTTCTTGAAATTCAGATCGAAACCGCCATTCCGGATCGAGACACGCCGATCGTCGCCTATTGTCAGGGAGGGACGCGATCATTGATCGCCGGGCGCGCCCTCAAGGAAATGGGCTACACCGATGTGGTATCGATGGCAGGGGGCTACGGCGTCTGGAAGGGAGCCGGGCACCCATGGACACAAGACCATCAATTCACGCCCGACCAGTTGCAGCGATACAGCCGCCACTTTCTTCTGCCTGAGGTAGGCGAAGAGGGACAGGCAAAACTTCTCGATGCCAAAGTCCTTCTGATCGGCGCAGGCGGTCTCGGTTCGCCGACGGCCTACTATCTCGCTGCGGCCGGAGTGGGCACCATCGGTATCGTCGACGACGATACCGTGGATCGATCCAACCTCCAGCGCCAGATCCTGCATACCGAAGAGCGAGTCGGGATGCCCAAGGTCGAATCAGCTCAATTGACGCTGCAGGGCCTGAACCCGGACGTCAAAGTCGTGCCCTATCAGGAGCGCATCAGCTCCGAAAACGTCATGAGCCTCTTTGCTGACTACGACATCATCGTGGATGGATGCGACAACTTTCCCACCCGGTATCTCGTCAATGACGCCTGCGTGTTTTTGAACAAGACAAACGTTCACGGCAGCATTTTTCAGTTCGAAGGCCAGACGACGGTTTTCAAGCCCCACGAAGGCCCCTGCTACCGATGCCTGTTCCCCGAGCCACCACCTCCGGGAGCTGCTCCTTCATGCGCCGAGGCCGGCGTACTTGGCGTCCTGCCCGGTCTGATCGGCTGCATTCAGGCGGTTGAGACGGTAAAGTTGATCCTGGGGGCTGGACGAGGCCTTATGGGCCGGCTCCTGCATCTGGATACCCTCGCCATGGAAATCAACACCATGAAGCTTCGTCGCGATCCGGAGTGCCCGGTTTGCGGCGAATCCCCGACCATAACCGAACTCATCGACTACGAAGAGTTTTGCGGCCTGCACTGA
- a CDS encoding enoyl-CoA hydratase-related protein, with protein sequence MMSNFIETETKERVLWITINRPEVMNSLHPPCHEELHEVWNNFRDDPDLWIAVLTGAGTKAFSAGNDLKWTAENQGKLAAPPESGFGGLTNRFDLNKPVIAMVNGFALGGGFEMALSCDLIIAAESASFALPEPKVGLYAAAGGTQRLLRHVPLKMAMGMMLTGKRISATEAQNLGLVNEVAAAEDLRATTERWVAEILACSPLSIRATKETAMGSLDRPLQESINPGQYPSVRALFSSEDMIEGPLAFAQKRAPAWKGR encoded by the coding sequence ATGATGAGCAATTTCATAGAAACGGAAACTAAAGAACGAGTGCTTTGGATCACGATCAATCGCCCCGAGGTCATGAACTCCCTGCATCCACCTTGCCACGAAGAATTACACGAGGTGTGGAACAACTTTCGCGACGATCCCGATCTCTGGATTGCTGTTTTGACGGGAGCAGGGACGAAGGCATTTTCGGCAGGCAACGATCTGAAATGGACTGCCGAAAACCAGGGGAAGCTAGCGGCGCCACCCGAAAGCGGATTTGGTGGTTTGACCAACAGGTTTGACCTGAACAAACCGGTGATCGCCATGGTCAACGGCTTCGCTCTTGGTGGAGGCTTCGAAATGGCTCTGAGTTGCGATCTGATCATCGCTGCCGAAAGTGCGAGCTTTGCACTCCCCGAGCCGAAAGTCGGCCTCTACGCTGCGGCCGGTGGCACCCAAAGATTGCTGCGGCATGTTCCACTCAAGATGGCGATGGGCATGATGCTCACAGGCAAGCGAATCAGCGCCACGGAGGCACAGAATCTCGGCTTGGTGAACGAGGTGGCCGCAGCTGAGGATCTTCGCGCCACCACCGAGAGATGGGTCGCCGAAATTCTGGCGTGTTCTCCCTTGAGCATTCGAGCAACCAAGGAAACCGCCATGGGCAGCCTGGACCGGCCGCTGCAGGAGTCTATCAATCCGGGTCAATACCCGTCGGTGCGGGCGCTGTTCAGCTCCGAGGATATGATTGAAGGGCCGCTCGCATTCGCGCAGAAGCGCGCCCCCGCATGGAAAGGCCGATAG
- a CDS encoding ribonuclease HII, producing MGESRKDRWARQRQETLVREKVFWSSGQTRIAGVDEVGVGPLAGPLMAAAVILPPSIAIDGVRDSKKVSPKRREELFEEITAAAVAWSVGEVTPAEVDQLNPYHGALEAMRRAVTGLPEAPEHVLVDARTIPEISFPQTAIVRGDASVYSIAAASIVAKVSRDRRMAVLDQTYPGYGFSRHAGYGTPEHFRALDDLGPCPAHRRSFAPVRARLIDAPGASTR from the coding sequence ATGGGGGAATCGAGAAAGGATCGCTGGGCTCGCCAACGGCAGGAGACGCTCGTGCGCGAGAAAGTCTTCTGGTCGAGCGGCCAAACCAGAATAGCCGGCGTGGACGAGGTCGGTGTTGGTCCGCTGGCCGGCCCATTGATGGCAGCGGCCGTCATCCTCCCGCCGAGCATTGCGATTGACGGCGTTCGGGACTCCAAAAAAGTGAGCCCCAAGCGACGGGAAGAACTATTCGAAGAAATCACCGCTGCGGCGGTGGCCTGGAGCGTCGGCGAAGTGACCCCCGCCGAAGTCGACCAACTCAACCCATATCACGGAGCCCTCGAGGCAATGCGTCGCGCAGTGACGGGACTTCCGGAGGCACCTGAGCATGTTTTGGTGGATGCCCGCACCATCCCGGAAATCAGTTTTCCTCAGACAGCGATCGTTCGGGGCGACGCGTCCGTTTATTCGATCGCGGCGGCCTCGATTGTGGCCAAGGTGAGTCGAGATCGCCGAATGGCGGTGCTCGATCAAACCTATCCCGGATACGGGTTTAGTCGACATGCCGGCTACGGCACTCCCGAGCATTTCCGGGCATTGGATGATTTGGGGCCTTGTCCGGCCCACCGGCGATCCTTCGCTCCGGTCCGTGCCCGGCTGATAGATGCTCCGGGAGCCTCGACGCGCTAG
- a CDS encoding TauD/TfdA family dioxygenase, with the protein MSGIPRTKYQTISVDPLSPTVGAEVAGFRMDGNCSPSCIAEIRQALLDWKVIFFRDQDVSREDHIAFGRSFGELEIHPFATNHPDHPEIVVIHHDERSKSGQNSWHSDVTWREEPSLGSILRGRVIPDVGGDTLFADMQAGYDGLSADIREQIDGMTAVHSYTRVFGQNLSPDEQVRMREKYPDVRHPVVRTHPETGARSLYVNFSFVSHIEGLEEVASHRLLRKLYRQATIPEYQCRFRWKQDSVAFWDNRAVQHYAAFDYRPATRRVERVTVVGDRPV; encoded by the coding sequence ATGTCCGGAATCCCGCGAACCAAATATCAGACGATCTCGGTGGACCCGCTATCCCCGACCGTCGGCGCCGAAGTCGCCGGCTTTCGTATGGATGGAAATTGCTCACCTTCGTGTATCGCCGAAATTCGGCAGGCTTTGCTGGATTGGAAGGTGATTTTTTTCCGCGATCAGGACGTCAGCCGCGAGGACCATATCGCCTTCGGGCGATCCTTTGGAGAACTGGAGATTCATCCGTTCGCCACCAACCATCCCGACCACCCCGAGATCGTGGTCATTCATCACGACGAGAGATCGAAATCAGGTCAAAACAGCTGGCATAGTGATGTCACCTGGCGCGAGGAGCCCTCGCTAGGCTCGATCCTGCGGGGACGAGTGATCCCGGACGTCGGCGGCGACACTCTTTTTGCGGATATGCAGGCTGGCTACGACGGGCTCTCCGCCGACATACGCGAACAGATCGACGGGATGACGGCCGTCCATTCCTACACGCGGGTTTTTGGACAAAACCTCTCGCCGGATGAGCAGGTCCGCATGCGTGAGAAGTACCCCGACGTGCGACATCCCGTTGTCCGCACGCATCCCGAGACAGGGGCACGTTCGCTCTACGTCAATTTCTCCTTTGTCTCTCATATCGAGGGTCTGGAGGAGGTCGCGAGCCATCGCTTGCTGCGCAAACTCTACCGACAAGCCACGATTCCGGAATATCAGTGTCGGTTCCGCTGGAAGCAGGACTCGGTTGCCTTCTGGGACAATCGAGCCGTCCAGCACTATGCTGCCTTTGATTACCGCCCGGCGACCCGCCGCGTCGAGCGAGTCACAGTGGTCGGCGATCGACCCGTCTGA
- the efp gene encoding elongation factor P, which yields MLIPATQLRVGMVIMHNKELHRVFHVMHVTPGNWRGMVQTKLRNLRSGNTAEHRFSSSDKVDRATLEQNEMEFLYADGETFHFMNTETYDQIELTVDDLGDARKFLLANMKIDVESFEGRPLGVSLPKNVDLKVEETAPAIKGATAAAQLKPATTETGLVVQVPSFISVDDVIRVATETGDYVSRAKD from the coding sequence ATGTTAATTCCTGCAACACAATTACGCGTCGGCATGGTGATCATGCATAACAAGGAACTGCATCGGGTATTTCACGTCATGCACGTCACTCCGGGAAACTGGCGCGGCATGGTTCAGACCAAGCTACGGAACCTGCGTTCGGGCAACACGGCGGAACACCGATTCAGCTCCAGCGACAAAGTCGATCGGGCAACGCTCGAGCAGAACGAGATGGAGTTTCTCTACGCGGATGGGGAGACTTTCCATTTCATGAACACCGAGACCTACGATCAGATCGAGTTGACTGTCGACGACCTCGGAGACGCACGCAAATTCTTGCTCGCGAATATGAAAATCGATGTGGAAAGTTTCGAGGGGCGACCCCTCGGCGTGTCGCTGCCCAAAAACGTCGACCTCAAGGTCGAGGAGACGGCTCCGGCGATCAAGGGCGCCACGGCAGCAGCACAGCTCAAGCCCGCCACGACCGAAACCGGTCTGGTCGTGCAGGTGCCAAGCTTCATCTCGGTAGACGATGTGATTCGAGTCGCGACCGAGACCGGCGACTACGTCTCCCGCGCCAAGGATTGA
- a CDS encoding 2-oxo acid dehydrogenase subunit E2 translates to MDNRKHGTEGPNGPGGASSEPPRGEGGPIRVDRSPPGFSASAVAPLPASEVHRIPVSGMRAAIARRMHQSQREVPLFHVEREILMDRALELCARLRDEGHQISCGHIFLKAAADALVAQPELNARFVGDAIEVLRRIHLAIAIALPEGLIFPVLHDAPGLNLLQIAERTANLRSQAEAKTLASEDLAGASFTVSNLGKRGVDRFTTVVHPPQAASLALGMVAHRPVVEKNAVRAAATVHATLSCDHRAVDGQQAAAYLEALRLLLEDPEKLLTGIHLGET, encoded by the coding sequence ATGGACAATCGAAAGCACGGAACGGAAGGCCCCAACGGGCCCGGTGGGGCCTCAAGCGAACCGCCTCGCGGGGAGGGTGGCCCGATCCGCGTCGATCGCTCGCCTCCCGGATTCTCGGCGTCCGCGGTGGCGCCGCTGCCCGCCAGCGAGGTGCATCGGATTCCGGTCTCCGGAATGCGGGCTGCAATCGCCCGACGGATGCACCAAAGCCAACGCGAAGTGCCGCTCTTTCATGTCGAGCGCGAGATTCTCATGGACCGCGCCCTGGAACTCTGTGCGAGGCTGCGCGACGAGGGCCACCAGATATCCTGCGGCCATATATTTCTGAAAGCAGCAGCAGACGCGCTCGTTGCTCAGCCCGAATTGAACGCTCGCTTTGTCGGGGATGCAATCGAAGTTCTCCGACGGATTCATCTTGCGATCGCAATTGCCCTCCCGGAGGGACTGATCTTTCCGGTACTGCACGATGCGCCGGGATTGAACCTGCTCCAGATAGCCGAGCGCACAGCCAATTTACGCAGCCAGGCCGAGGCCAAGACGCTCGCATCGGAAGACCTTGCCGGTGCATCCTTTACCGTCTCCAATCTCGGCAAGCGCGGCGTCGACCGGTTCACCACGGTCGTTCATCCGCCGCAGGCGGCCAGTCTGGCACTCGGGATGGTTGCCCACCGACCGGTGGTCGAGAAGAACGCCGTCCGCGCGGCCGCCACCGTGCACGCGACCTTGTCCTGCGATCACCGGGCGGTAGACGGCCAGCAGGCGGCGGCATATCTCGAGGCGCTCCGTCTCCTTTTGGAGGATCCCGAAAAGCTCCTCACGGGAATCCATCTCGGAGAGACGTGA
- a CDS encoding (2Fe-2S)-binding protein: protein MTPEEEEAKRLAIVKSFRVVCLCNKIKRGIIEKAIDSGATTITEVRMRTRAATGPCGAKRCGPVITRMLRGED from the coding sequence ATGACGCCTGAAGAGGAAGAAGCGAAGAGACTCGCGATCGTGAAGTCCTTCCGGGTGGTCTGCCTCTGCAACAAGATCAAACGGGGCATCATTGAGAAGGCGATCGACTCCGGTGCAACGACGATCACCGAAGTACGAATGCGAACGCGGGCCGCGACCGGCCCTTGTGGGGCCAAACGATGCGGGCCCGTCATCACTCGGATGCTTCGCGGGGAGGACTGA
- a CDS encoding MoaD/ThiS family protein, producing the protein MKVTIKLFAGLRKFAPEGGSDEIELELPEGATAEDAVSALGIPEGHAGAAFINNERADLTVSLAEGQVVGLIPPLGGG; encoded by the coding sequence ATGAAAGTCACAATCAAACTCTTCGCAGGCCTGCGAAAATTCGCTCCCGAGGGCGGAAGCGACGAAATCGAGTTGGAGCTTCCCGAGGGAGCCACGGCCGAGGACGCCGTCAGCGCACTCGGGATTCCCGAAGGTCATGCGGGTGCAGCCTTCATCAACAATGAACGCGCAGACCTGACGGTATCTCTGGCCGAGGGGCAGGTCGTTGGACTGATCCCGCCTCTGGGCGGCGGCTGA
- a CDS encoding glutathione S-transferase family protein, with translation MLKLYDYMQCPFGQKARIVLAEKQLDYELVPVDLRKNEQFEAAFVEMSPFHKVPVLVDEEGADDPERIVVYDSTTIGEYLEDEYPEPALLPPAEEAADRARIRSLEDFADQAFVLPAGNYLTEYIKEENGDPDRLGRAKDELDRAFFRLERELQGGRKYLGGDLFTLADAAFAPRLLLLAGRGVELPAETRALRGYIDRLRQRESIRGLQGI, from the coding sequence ATGCTCAAGCTATACGATTATATGCAGTGTCCGTTTGGCCAGAAGGCCCGGATCGTGCTGGCCGAGAAGCAGCTCGATTACGAGTTGGTGCCGGTCGACCTGCGGAAAAATGAGCAGTTCGAGGCCGCTTTCGTCGAAATGAGCCCATTTCACAAGGTTCCCGTCCTCGTCGACGAGGAGGGCGCTGATGACCCCGAACGTATTGTTGTCTATGACTCGACGACAATTGGCGAATACCTCGAAGACGAGTATCCGGAGCCTGCTCTGTTGCCTCCCGCCGAGGAAGCCGCAGACCGCGCGAGGATCCGCAGTCTCGAGGATTTTGCCGATCAGGCCTTCGTTCTACCGGCAGGAAACTACCTGACCGAGTATATCAAGGAAGAGAACGGCGATCCCGACAGACTGGGGCGCGCCAAGGACGAACTGGATCGAGCCTTTTTCCGCCTCGAGCGGGAACTTCAAGGCGGTCGCAAATACCTCGGAGGCGATCTCTTCACGCTTGCGGATGCCGCTTTCGCCCCGCGCTTGCTTCTGCTGGCTGGTCGCGGTGTCGAGCTCCCGGCCGAGACGAGGGCGCTTCGAGGCTATATCGACAGGCTCCGTCAACGCGAGAGCATTCGCGGTCTGCAAGGGATCTGA
- a CDS encoding LON peptidase substrate-binding domain-containing protein, giving the protein MNEIELPASIPLFPLPNAILFPGLSLPLHIFEPRYREMAADARAGEGMIGMVLLNPADKPSPDGDPAVFPIGCAGKIDQFELLEDGRSNLLLKGFRRFRIRLEQGEKPYRIAEIEWLDGEGIDESLSAIPAELVPKLEELLKREGRNFEGSLVDHLPDDPAIAINTLAFAMDLNMVEKMALLECDTALLRADRLLEFVEFRLAGTVQGLSDAERIVH; this is encoded by the coding sequence ATGAACGAGATTGAATTGCCCGCGAGCATTCCCCTTTTTCCCCTTCCGAATGCCATTCTTTTCCCTGGGCTCAGCTTGCCCCTGCATATTTTCGAACCGCGCTACCGAGAGATGGCCGCCGACGCACGCGCCGGTGAGGGCATGATCGGGATGGTATTGCTCAATCCGGCCGACAAGCCGAGCCCCGACGGGGATCCGGCTGTATTCCCGATCGGCTGCGCCGGCAAAATAGACCAATTCGAACTCCTCGAAGATGGACGTTCCAATCTCCTGTTGAAAGGGTTCCGACGTTTTCGAATTCGCCTCGAGCAGGGCGAGAAACCCTATCGCATTGCCGAGATTGAATGGCTCGACGGCGAGGGAATCGACGAGAGTCTGTCTGCAATTCCCGCAGAACTTGTCCCGAAACTAGAGGAACTCCTGAAACGCGAAGGACGTAACTTTGAAGGGAGCCTCGTCGATCACCTTCCGGATGACCCCGCGATCGCGATCAATACGCTCGCTTTCGCGATGGATCTGAATATGGTCGAAAAAATGGCTTTGCTGGAATGCGACACGGCCCTCCTGCGAGCGGACCGCCTGCTTGAGTTCGTCGAGTTCCGGCTTGCCGGCACCGTCCAGGGCTTGTCGGACGCCGAAAGGATCGTGCACTGA
- the lipB gene encoding lipoyl(octanoyl) transferase LipB, which translates to MTSADPTLGRAPKALWDRDEGTLRCRFLGRVEYTRALQLQESLIETSRAGEDQLLLLEHPPVYTTGRSGDPANLPADAAGVPVIRTGRGGDATFHGPGQLVGYPIVDLRRRGSDVHRYLRQIEAGLLAALASYEIDAHRESGRTGIWVRRPDDMESAKIASIGIAVRRGVAWHGFALNVDNDVRGFERITACGIPGIRMTSIMEAGSGARPSLPDVAETVARAMASALGAPAPS; encoded by the coding sequence GTGACCAGCGCCGATCCCACCCTCGGGAGGGCACCCAAAGCCCTATGGGACCGGGACGAAGGTACTCTCCGTTGCCGCTTTCTGGGGCGGGTGGAATACACCCGGGCCCTGCAGCTCCAGGAATCATTGATCGAGACCAGTCGGGCGGGAGAGGATCAACTTCTGCTCCTCGAACACCCGCCGGTCTACACGACGGGCCGCAGCGGGGATCCGGCGAATCTCCCGGCTGACGCGGCCGGGGTCCCTGTGATTCGCACCGGCCGCGGCGGCGATGCTACCTTTCACGGCCCCGGCCAGTTGGTTGGCTACCCGATCGTGGACCTCCGACGTCGAGGCAGCGACGTCCACCGCTACCTCCGGCAGATCGAGGCCGGTCTCCTCGCTGCGTTGGCCTCCTACGAGATCGACGCGCACAGAGAGTCGGGCCGCACGGGCATTTGGGTCCGGCGCCCCGACGATATGGAATCGGCCAAGATCGCCTCGATCGGTATCGCCGTGCGACGCGGTGTCGCCTGGCATGGGTTTGCCCTCAACGTCGACAACGACGTCCGTGGATTCGAGCGGATTACCGCCTGCGGGATTCCCGGAATCCGCATGACCTCGATCATGGAGGCCGGTTCCGGCGCCAGACCGAGCCTGCCGGACGTGGCGGAGACGGTCGCCCGGGCGATGGCCAGCGCCCTGGGAGCGCCCGCTCCTAGTTGA